Proteins found in one Bacillus subtilis subsp. subtilis str. 168 genomic segment:
- the mhqR gene encoding transcriptional regulator (MarR family) (Evidence 1a: Function from experimental evidences in the studied strain; PubMedId: 17725564, 17962296, 18282125; Product type r: regulator), whose translation MTEKSLKLFIVLSRAYRSINDHMNKHIHKHGLNPTEFAVLELLYHKGDQPLQQIGDKILLASGSITYVVDKLEQKELLIRKASPTDRRVTFAQITEKGIGLLNDIFPDHAAEIDEMISVLSEEEVEMCTEMLKRVGLNAKQFHNK comes from the coding sequence ATGACAGAAAAATCACTGAAGTTATTTATCGTGCTGTCGCGCGCGTATCGGTCTATTAACGATCATATGAATAAGCATATTCATAAGCATGGGCTGAATCCGACTGAATTTGCTGTGCTAGAGCTTTTGTACCATAAAGGCGATCAGCCGCTGCAGCAGATAGGAGATAAAATTCTCTTGGCTAGCGGGAGCATCACATACGTTGTAGATAAGCTGGAGCAAAAAGAACTTCTCATTCGGAAAGCGTCTCCTACAGACAGACGAGTGACATTTGCGCAAATTACTGAAAAAGGCATCGGTCTTTTGAACGATATTTTCCCTGATCACGCTGCTGAAATTGATGAAATGATCAGCGTATTAAGCGAAGAAGAGGTAGAGATGTGCACCGAAATGTTAAAAAGAGTAGGATTAAACGCAAAACAGTTTCATAATAAGTAA
- the motA gene encoding motility protein A; MotA component of the H+-coupled stator flagellum complex (Evidence 1a: Function from experimental evidences in the studied strain; PubMedId: 16095621, 18566286, 24296669, 24771657, 25273986; Product type f: factor), whose protein sequence is MDKTSLIGIILAFVALSVGMVLKGVSFSALANPAAILIIIAGTISAVVIAFPTKEIKKVPTLFRVLFKENKQLTIEELIPMFSEWAQLARREGLLALEASIEDVDDAFLKNGLSMAVDGQSAEFIRDIMTEEVEAMEDRHQAGAAIFTQAGTYAPTLGVLGAVIGLIAALSHMDNTDELGHAISAAFVATLLGIFTGYVLWHPFANKLKRKSKQEVKLREVMIEGVLSVLEGQAPKVIEQKLLMYLPAKDRLKFAEQGEAQNGEKKEEEA, encoded by the coding sequence ATGGATAAAACTTCGTTAATCGGTATTATTCTTGCTTTTGTGGCATTGAGCGTCGGGATGGTTCTGAAAGGCGTCAGTTTCAGCGCCCTTGCAAACCCCGCTGCCATTTTAATTATTATCGCCGGGACAATCTCAGCAGTCGTTATTGCGTTCCCAACAAAAGAAATTAAAAAAGTGCCTACGCTGTTTCGAGTGTTATTTAAGGAAAATAAACAGCTCACAATAGAGGAACTCATTCCTATGTTCTCTGAATGGGCTCAGCTTGCACGCCGCGAAGGTCTGCTTGCTTTAGAAGCAAGCATTGAGGATGTAGATGATGCTTTCTTGAAAAACGGGCTCAGCATGGCTGTTGACGGGCAAAGCGCGGAATTTATAAGAGATATTATGACAGAGGAAGTCGAAGCAATGGAGGACAGGCACCAAGCAGGAGCCGCTATTTTTACACAAGCAGGAACGTACGCTCCGACACTTGGAGTACTCGGCGCTGTAATCGGGCTGATTGCCGCTCTCTCTCATATGGATAACACAGATGAGCTTGGACACGCCATCAGTGCTGCCTTTGTTGCCACACTTCTCGGTATCTTTACAGGGTATGTGTTATGGCATCCTTTCGCAAATAAATTAAAACGAAAATCAAAACAGGAAGTAAAACTGCGTGAGGTCATGATTGAAGGTGTTTTATCCGTTTTAGAAGGACAAGCACCGAAAGTCATCGAACAAAAGCTTTTAATGTATCTTCCTGCGAAGGACCGCTTGAAATTTGCAGAACAAGGAGAGGCGCAAAATGGCGAGAAAAAAGAAGAAGAAGCATGA
- the kinD gene encoding histidine kinase phosphorylating Spo0A (Evidence 1a: Function from experimental evidences in the studied strain; PubMedId: 11069677, 11673427, 16166384, 10411754, 21622736, 22074846, 22716461, 23569226; Product type e: enzyme) yields the protein MLERCKLKILKGACGRVKLYIILVVIPAIVISFFVYEKEKDTIAAEHKQEASVLLNLHRNKINYLIGETMARMTSLSIAIDRPVDIKKMQSILEKTFDSEPRFSGLYFLNAKGDVTASTTELKTKVNLADRSFFIKAKETKKTVISDSYSSRITGQPIFTICVPVLDSKRNVTDYLVAAIQIDYLKNLINLLSPDVYIEVVNQDGKMIFASGQASHAEDQKPVSGYLDDISWNMKVYPNPVTIEELSKSLVLPLSCIIVLLNILFILVLYYLLKRQTQLERSENEAQKLELIGTLAASTAHEIRNPLTGISGFIQLLQKKYKGEEDQLYFSIIEQEIKRINQIVSEFLVLGKPTAEKWELNSLQDIIGEIMPIIYSEGNLYNVEVELQYLTEQPLLVKCTKDHIKQVILNVAKNGLESMPEGGKLTISLGALDKKAIIKVVDNGEGISQEMLDHIFLPFVTSKEKGTGLGLVVCKRIVLMYGGSIHIESEVRRGTEVTITLPVSAS from the coding sequence ATGTTGGAGCGATGCAAATTGAAAATACTAAAAGGCGCCTGCGGGAGAGTCAAACTTTATATCATACTGGTCGTGATTCCGGCAATCGTCATCAGCTTTTTCGTATATGAAAAAGAAAAAGATACAATAGCTGCAGAACATAAACAAGAAGCAAGTGTCCTGCTAAACCTTCACCGCAACAAAATCAATTATTTAATCGGAGAAACAATGGCGAGAATGACCTCCTTGTCCATCGCCATCGACAGACCGGTTGATATAAAGAAAATGCAATCAATTTTGGAAAAGACCTTTGATTCAGAGCCGAGATTTTCCGGTCTCTATTTTCTCAATGCCAAAGGAGACGTCACCGCAAGCACAACCGAATTAAAAACGAAAGTAAACCTGGCCGACAGATCTTTTTTTATAAAAGCAAAGGAAACTAAAAAGACAGTCATTTCAGATAGTTATTCGAGCAGAATTACTGGTCAGCCAATTTTCACAATTTGTGTGCCTGTTTTGGACTCAAAACGTAATGTGACAGATTATCTTGTCGCAGCTATTCAAATTGATTATTTGAAAAATCTCATTAACTTACTAAGCCCTGATGTTTATATTGAAGTTGTGAACCAAGACGGGAAAATGATTTTTGCGAGCGGACAAGCCTCTCATGCAGAGGATCAGAAACCTGTCAGCGGATATCTGGATGATATCAGCTGGAATATGAAAGTCTATCCGAACCCGGTCACAATAGAAGAACTGTCGAAAAGCCTTGTGCTTCCGCTTTCATGTATTATTGTTCTGCTGAATATCCTTTTTATTCTCGTGCTGTATTATTTGCTGAAGCGGCAGACCCAGCTGGAGCGCTCAGAAAACGAGGCGCAAAAATTAGAGCTGATCGGGACGCTTGCTGCCAGCACAGCCCATGAAATCCGTAACCCCCTCACCGGGATAAGCGGCTTTATTCAGCTGTTGCAAAAGAAATATAAAGGTGAGGAAGATCAGCTTTACTTCTCCATTATCGAACAGGAGATAAAGCGCATCAATCAAATAGTGAGTGAGTTTCTCGTTCTCGGCAAGCCGACAGCTGAAAAATGGGAGCTGAACTCACTTCAGGACATTATCGGAGAAATTATGCCGATCATTTATTCTGAGGGCAATCTATACAATGTTGAAGTCGAATTACAGTATCTAACCGAGCAGCCCTTACTCGTAAAATGTACAAAAGATCATATTAAACAAGTGATTTTAAATGTAGCAAAAAATGGCCTCGAGTCAATGCCTGAAGGAGGCAAACTGACGATCTCCCTAGGAGCTTTAGATAAAAAAGCCATAATCAAAGTTGTGGATAACGGTGAAGGGATTTCTCAGGAAATGCTGGATCACATCTTCCTTCCCTTTGTTACTTCTAAAGAAAAAGGAACCGGTCTCGGCCTTGTTGTTTGTAAACGGATCGTGCTGATGTACGGAGGCTCTATTCATATTGAAAGTGAAGTGCGAAGAGGCACAGAGGTGACGATCACCCTCCCCGTATCCGCATCATAG
- the motB gene encoding motility protein B; MotB component of the H+-coupled stator flagellum complex (Evidence 1a: Function from experimental evidences in the studied strain; PubMedId: 16095621, 18566286, 24296669, 24771657, 25273986; Product type f: factor), which translates to MARKKKKKHEDEHVDESWLVPYADILTLLLALFIVLYASSSIDAAKFQMLSKSFNEVFTGGTGVLDYSSVTPPENESDGIDEVKKEKEEKEKNKKEKEKAADQEELENVKSQVEKFIKDKKLEHQLETKMTSEGLLITIKDSIFFDSGKATIRKEDVPLAKEISNLLVINPPRNIIISGHTDNMPIKNSEFQSNWHLSVMRAVNFMGLLIENPKLDAKVFSAKGYGEYKPVASNKTAEGRSKNRRVEVLILPRGAAETNEK; encoded by the coding sequence ATGGCGAGAAAAAAGAAGAAGAAGCATGAGGACGAGCACGTTGATGAATCATGGCTCGTTCCTTACGCCGACATCCTTACTCTTCTCCTGGCATTGTTTATTGTGCTGTACGCGAGCAGCTCGATTGACGCAGCTAAGTTTCAAATGCTCTCAAAATCATTTAATGAAGTTTTTACAGGCGGAACCGGTGTACTGGACTACTCCAGTGTCACTCCTCCTGAAAACGAGTCAGACGGCATCGATGAAGTGAAAAAGGAAAAAGAAGAGAAAGAGAAAAACAAGAAAGAAAAAGAAAAAGCAGCTGATCAAGAAGAACTTGAAAATGTGAAGAGCCAGGTGGAAAAGTTCATCAAAGATAAAAAGCTGGAACATCAGCTGGAGACGAAGATGACTAGTGAAGGCCTTCTGATTACGATTAAAGACAGCATCTTCTTCGATTCTGGAAAAGCGACCATCCGTAAGGAAGATGTGCCGCTTGCAAAAGAGATTTCAAATCTTCTTGTGATTAACCCGCCAAGAAATATCATTATCAGCGGACATACTGATAATATGCCAATTAAAAATTCTGAATTCCAATCAAACTGGCATTTAAGCGTCATGAGAGCGGTAAACTTTATGGGGCTCCTGATTGAAAACCCCAAGCTCGATGCAAAAGTGTTCAGCGCCAAGGGTTATGGCGAGTATAAACCGGTGGCTTCCAATAAAACTGCGGAAGGCCGAAGCAAAAACCGGCGGGTTGAAGTTCTCATTTTGCCGAGAGGCGCAGCGGAAACAAATGAAAAATAG